A window of Juglans regia cultivar Chandler chromosome 7, Walnut 2.0, whole genome shotgun sequence contains these coding sequences:
- the LOC108986419 gene encoding ethylene-responsive transcription factor-like protein At4g13040 — translation MVSLRRRKLLGLCSGRSSFIAPLPRFFNGTAPANPTQTNNPVRVHPVPSDDVNQSVGNKMRPGSSNETGSSSSKEQPIQPVAGPPIKRRKRHRRKLFQNQEPCLMRGVYYKNMKWQAAIKVDKKQIHLGTVGSQEEAARLYDRAAFMCGREPNFELSEEEKQELGKFKWEEFLAITRHAITSKKHKRRLGMGSQRRSESPMNKSEWDGKKEANDLSASEDVEPDTSAS, via the exons ATGGTGAGCTTACGAAGGCGCAAGCTTTTGGGGCTATGCTCTG GGAGAAGTTCATTCATAGCTCCACTTCCTAGGTTTTTCAATGGAACTGCTCCTGCAAATCCTACCCAGACTAACAATCCTGTCAGAGTGCATCCAGTACCTTCAGATGATGTAAACCAGTCAGTGGGG AATAAAATGCGACCTGGATCATCAAATGAAACTGGTTCGAGCTCATCTAAAGAGCAGCCCATTCAACCAGTTGCAG ggcCACCGATAAAACGCAGAAAGCGACACAGGAGAAAGCTTTTTCAAAACCAAGAACCATGTCTGATGAGAGGTgtctattacaaaaatatgaaatggcAGGCAGCAATTAAAGTTGATAAGAAACAGATTCACCTCGGAACTGTTGGTTCACAAGAAGAGGCTGCCCGTTTGTATGACAG GGCTGCTTTCATGTGTGGGAGGGAACCCAACTTCGAGCTTTCTGAGGAGGAGAAGCAAGAACTAGGGAAATTCAAGTGGGAAGAATTCTTGGCAATAACTCGTCATGCAATTACTAGTAAAA AACATAAGCGAAGGCTTGGGATGGGGTCGCAGAGGAGGTCGGAGTCTCCAATGAATAAAAGTGAATGGGATGGCAAGAAAGAAGCCAATGACCTTTCAGCTTCAGAAGATGTGGAGCCAGACACATCAGCCTCTTGA